In Amphiura filiformis chromosome 2, Afil_fr2py, whole genome shotgun sequence, one DNA window encodes the following:
- the LOC140171269 gene encoding uncharacterized protein, with product MSSLREVRALQQSLSTKEGQTFLRSALSVHRDIMAKTSKRSVERGEEEKMVKKKKTRSSKEIEEKKKGKKGKETKENGLKTSKVKAGKVTKRPKKTSAASKSDDKIGGESDEMPSKKKGKSLVATKKSKLFVQHQKAEEKRNLQEAKRQSAREAMRRRETERVEAAGPENRVGLYDIEGESTPSVSEDDDDDSDEDWSDEDDDDDEEYEEEYEDDVDPEFQPCTSAENVDEDGDGEVPPEVPQDAPPVRRRKAAPVEADSDDDPDPPKPGQDYYRPDKFGWCRSLEDVSVQPFKGATPHGPTFQKLPEPMDYFLMFMSITIISSIAKWTNKAMKTAGQHVQTSVEEIKAWIGIHLVMGLVRIPYYQDYWSKHLGYRNNLIASTMSRHRFDTLSSFLHGNDPDVEPLPRPDQTDKPAVEKKDLQKQLGPVMPVWEEVILNSQKNFNLGHNVTIDEAMVKYRGFRATTRKFFMPLKPIRSGFKLYALADSITGYTANFITHPFNGGKPSTMKDIAMTVMRPFLFRFHHLFTDKLYTSVNLANDLLANETYLTGTVKSNSSGLPEDFKAASPKIKRLGKCDRGTFTHVSIHS from the coding sequence ATGAGCTCCCTGAGAGAGGTTAGAGCATTACAACAATCCCTCAGCACTAAAGAAGGGCAAACATTTCTCAGATCGGCCCTAAGTGTTCATAGAGACATCATGGCAAAAACAAGCAAGAGGAGTGTGGAGAGAGGAGAAGAGGAGAAAATGGTTAAAAAGAAGAAGACCAGAAGCAGCAAGGAGATAGAAGAgaagaagaaaggaaagaaaggaaaggagACAAAAGAGAATGGCCTGAAGACATCCAAAGTGAAAGCCGGAAAAGTGACAAAAAGACCAAAGAAAACTTCGGCAGCAAGCAAGAGTGATGACAAGATTGGTGGAGAGAGTGACGAGATGCCAAGTAAGAAGAAGGGGAAGAGCCTTGTAGCAACAAAGAAAAGCAAACTCTTCGTGCAGCATCAGAAAGCAGAAGAGAAGAGAAATCTGCAGGAGGCGAAAAGACAAAGTGCCCGTGAGGCAATGCGTAGAAGGGAGACGGAGAGGGTAGAGGCCGCCGGCCCTGAAAACCGTGTTGGGCTCTACGACATAGAGGGAGAGTCGACACCTAGTGTCAGTGAAGACGACGATGATGATTCTGATGAAGACTGGAGTgacgaggatgatgatgatgatgaggagtaTGAGGAGGAGTACGAGGATGATGTGGACCCTGAATTCCAGCCTTGTACCAGTGCTGAGAATGTCGATGAAGATGGTGATGGAGAGGTTCCACCAGAGGTTCCACAAGATGCTCCTCCAGTCAGACGTCGGAAGGCAGCCCCAGTGGAAGCCGATTCCGACGATGACCCAGACCCACCAAAACCAGGGCAAGATTATTATCGACCGGACAAGTTCGGCTGGTGCAGAAGTTTAGAAGATGTAAGTGTGCAGCCTTTCAAAGGTGCAACACCACATGGACCAACATTCCAGAAGCTTCCAGAACCCATGGACTATTTCCTAATGTTTATGTCCATAACCATCATCAGCAGCATTGCCAAATGGACCAACAAGGCAATGAAGACAGCAGGACAACATGTTCAAACCTCTGTGGAAGAAATAAAGGCATGGATTGGGATACACCTGGTGATGGGACTGGTGCGGATACCCTACTACCAGGATTACTGGTCCAAACATCTAGGGTATCGCAATAATCTGATTGCAAGCACCATGTCCCGTCACAGGTTTGACACACTGTCCAGTTTTCTTCATGGTAATGACCCAGATGTGGAACCACTTCCCCGCCCAGATCAGACCGACAAGCCAGCGGTGGAAAAGAAAGACCTCCAGAAACAGCTTGGGCCAGTGATGCCGGTGTGGGAGGAAGTAATATTGAACTCCCAAAAAAACTTCAACCTCGGTCACAACGTTACCATCGACGAGGCAATGGTTAAGTACCGAGGCTTTAGAGCCACAACCAGGAAGTTTTTTATGCCGCTGAAACCAATTAGATCTGGGTTTAAACTGTACGCACTGGCTGATTCCATCACTGGCTATACGGCGAATTTCATTACCCACCCATTCAATGGTGGTAAGCCATCAACGATGAAGGACATTGCCATGACCGTCATGCGCCCTTTTCTGTTCCGCTTCCATCATCTCTTCACGGATAAATTATACACATCCGTGAATTTGGCTAACGATCTTCTGGCTAACGAAACATACCTGACAGGAACTGTAAAAAGTAATAGCTCAGGTCTGCCAGAAGATTTCAAAGCAGCTTCACCCAAGATCAAGCGGCTCGGTAAATGTGACCGTGGAACCTTTACACACGTCAGCATTCACAGCTGA